In Oryza sativa Japonica Group chromosome 2, ASM3414082v1, the following are encoded in one genomic region:
- the LOC4328615 gene encoding outer envelope protein 80, chloroplastic, with protein MGTRRDVRFVSSGVKLPCADAAPAPAPAPTLLSAALPFARIGRAIDGVVRHVARSLPRLPVARAETGAGAAAAPIALPRRQKDGGGGGGGEERVLISEVAVRGKDGEPLERPELEAAAAAALRACRPNAALTVREVQEDVHRVVESGLFRSCMPVAVDTRDGIRLVFEVEPNQDFHGLVCEGANMLPSKFLEDAFHDRHGKIINIRHLDQVIKSVNGWYQERGLTGLVSYAEILSGGILRLQVSEAEVNNINIRFLDRRTGEPTVGKTQPETILRHLTTKKGQAYNRAQVKRDVETILTMGIMEDVTIIPQPVGDSNKVDLVMNLVERPSGGFSAGGGISSGITNGPLSGLIGSFAYSHRNVFGRNKKLNLSLERGQIDSIFRLNYTDPWIDGDNKRTSRTIMVQNSRTPGTLIHGGDHPDHGPITIGRVTAGIEYSRPFRPKWSGTLGLIFQHAGARDDKGNPIIRDFYNSQLTASGNAYDDTLLAKLESVYTDSGDRSSTMFVFNIEQGLPILPEWLSFNRVTARLRQGYEIGPARLLLSASGGHVEGNFSPHEAFAIGGTNSVRGYEEGAVGSGRSYAVGSGEVSCRMFGPLEGVVFGDYGSDLSSGPKVPGDPAGARGKPGSGYGYGVGVRVDSPLGPLRLEYAFNDKQARRFHFGVGYRN; from the exons atggggaCGCGCCGAGACGTGCGCTTCGTCTCCTCCGGTGTGAAGCTCCCCTGCGCCGACGCGGCTCCggcgccagcgccagcgccgACGCTGCTCTCCGCGGCGCTCCCGTTCGCGCGCATCGGCCGCGCCATCGATGGCGTGGTGCGCCACGTGGCCAGGTCGCTGCCCAGGCTACCCGTGGCGAGGGCCGagacgggggcgggggcggcggcggcgcccatcGCGCTGCCGCGGAGGCAGAAGGACGGCGGAGGGggtggagggggagaggagcggGTGCTGATCAGCGAGGTGGCGGTGAGGGGGAAGGACGGGGAGCCCCTGGAGCGGCCCGAgctggaggcggccgcggcggcggcgctccgggcgTGCCGCCCCAACGCGGCGCTCACGGTGCGGGAGGTGCAGGAGGACGTGCACCGCGTCGTCGAGAGCGGCCTCTTCCGCTCCTGCatgcccgtcgccgtcgacaccCGTGACGGCATTCGTCTCGTCTTTGAG GTGGAGCCGAACCAGGACTTCCATGGGTTGGTCTGTGAGGGTGCCAACATGCTGCCATCTAAGTTCCTAGAGGACGCATTTCATGATCGCCATG GGAAAATAATCAATATAAGACATTTGGATCAAGTGATCAAGTCTGTTAATGGATGGTATCAGGAACGTGGTCTAACTGGCTTG GTTTCATATGCTGAGATTCTTTCTGGAGGAATTCTGAGGCTACAAGTTTCTGAAGCTGAGGTTAATAATATCAATATTCGCTTTCTGGATAGAAGAAC TGGTGAACCAACTGTTGGGAAGACGCAACCAGAGACAATACTCCGTCACCTTACCACCAAGAAGGGTCAG GCTTACAATAGAGCACAAGTGAAAAGGGATGTTGAAACAATCCTTACTATGGGAATCATGGAGGATGTTACTATAATTCCACAGCCAGTTGGAG ATTCTAATAAAGTTGATCTTGTCATGAATCTTGTTGAACGACCTTCGGGTGGTTTTTCTGCTGGTGGTGGCATTTCAAGTGG GATAACAAATGGACCACTTTCTGGGCTTATTGGCAG TTTTGCATATTCTCATCGAAATGTTTTTGGGAGGAACAAGAAGCTGAATCTCTCACTGGAGAGGGGGCAAATAGATTCTATATTTCGATTAAACTATACTGATCCTTGGATTGATGGTGACAATAAGAGGACCTCCAGAACTATCATGGTTCAG AACTCTAGGACTCCCGGAACACTTATCCATGGTGGGGACCATCCTGACCATGGGCCCATTACAATTGGACGAGTTACTGCTGGCATTGAATACAGTCGACCATTCAGACCTAAATGGAGTGGCACACTTGGATTAATATTTCAG CATGCTGGTGCTCGTGATGACAAAGGCAATCCTATCATCAGAGATTTCTATAACAGCCAATTAACTGCCAG CGGAAATGCTTATGATGATACACTACTAGCTAAGCTTGAAAGTGTCTACACAGACTCTGGAGATCGTAGCTCAACAATG TTCGTTTTCAACATTGAGCAAGGTCTTCCTATTCTTCCTGAGTGGCTCAGTTTTAACAGAGTGACAGCGCGTTTGAGGCAGGGCTATGAAATTGGCCCTGCTCGACTTCTTCTAAG TGCTTCTGGAGGTCATGTAGAGGGAAACTTTTCGCCTCATGAAGCATTTGCAATTGGTGGGACAAATAGTGTAAGAGGATATGAAGAAGGTGCTGTTGGTTCTGGCCGCTCATATGCTGTTGGTAGTGGAGAAGTCTCTTGCCGCATG TTTGGGCCATTGGAAGGTGTGGTGTTTGGTGACTATGGTAGTGATCTTAGTTCTGGTCCCAAAGTTCCTG GTGACCCAGCCGGAGCTCGTGGGAAGCCAGGAAGTGGTTACGGTTACGGTGTTGGCGTCCGTGTGGACTCCCCACTGGGACCTTTGCGTCTTGAGTATGCTTTCAATGATAAACAAGCAAGGCGATTTCATTTTGGGGTTGGCTACAGAAATTAA